Proteins encoded by one window of Oreochromis niloticus isolate F11D_XX linkage group LG17, O_niloticus_UMD_NMBU, whole genome shotgun sequence:
- the nots gene encoding nothepsin — protein MFRLLLLLFLTWMSSALVSIPLRRTRSIRTRLRADGLLNEFLKDHAPDMINRRYAQCIPSSTPSLRLGRTSERIYNFMDAQFYGEISLGTPEQNFSVIFDTGSADLWVPSTYCISEACALHRRFKAFKSASFRHDGRRFGIYYGSGHLLGTMAKDTLKIGGLTILNQEFGESVYEPSESFLTAKFDGVLGMSYQSLAEILGTNVFDNMIAQKLVDQPVFSFYLSRKSSRTKPAGELLLGGTNEALYIGPINWHPVTAKGYWQIKMDSVAVQGVNLFCPSGCQAIVDTGTSLIAGPTNDILRLQQLIGATPSNLGEFVIDCARLSSLPQVTFVLNGTEYTLTSEQYIRKETLGKNEFCFSGFQAVEIFSSTDPQWILGDVFLTEYYSIFDKGYDRVGLARARHPPEP, from the exons ATGTTcaggctgctgctcctgctgtttTTAACATGGATGAGCTCAGCGCTGGTCAG CATACCTCTTAGACGGACGCGTTCAATTCGTACTCGATTGCGAGCTGATGGCCTGCTGAACGAGTTCCTGAAGGATCACGCCCCTGACATGATTAACCGCCGCTACGCTCAGTGCATCCCGTCCAGCACGCCATCACTGAGGCTCGGACGCACCAGCGAGAGGATCTACAACTTCATGGAT GCTCAGTTTTATGGTGAGATCAGTTTGGGGACTCCAGAGCAGAACTTTTCTGTGATTTTTGACACCGGATCAGCTGATCTCTGGGTGCCATCAACCTACTGCATCAGCGAGGCCTGCG CGCTCCACAGGCGTTTCAAGGCATTTAAATCAGCTTCGTTCAGGCATGATGGTCGGAGATTTGGGATTTACTACGGATCAGGTCACCTGCTTGGAACTATGGCCAAAGACACACTGAAG ATTGGTGGTCTAACCATCCTGAACCAAGAGTTTGGGGAGTCCGTTTACGAACCTAGTGAATCATTCCTGACGGCGAAGTTTGACGGTGTTCTGGGAATGAGTTACCAATCCCTTGCAGAGATTCTGGGCACCAATGTTTTTGACAACATGATTGCACAGAAGCTAGTGGACCAGCCAGTGTTCTCCTTTTACCTGAGCAG AAAAAGTAGCCGTACCAAGCCAGCAGGGGAACTGTTGTTAGGCGGAACAAACGAAGCGCTGTATATTGGACCAATCAACTGGCATCCTGTCACTGCCAAGGGGTATTGGCAGATCAAGATGGACAG TGTGGCAGTACAAGGTGTGAACTTGTTTTGTCCAAGTGGATGTCAGGCGATTGTTGATACTGGAACTTCCCTCATTGCTGGACCAACCAATGACATTCTGAGGCTCCAACAGCTGATTGGAGCAACACCCTCAAACTTGGGAGAG tttgttatcGACTGTGCCAGGTTGTCCAGTTTGCCTCAGGTGACTTTTGTCCTGAATGGAACAGAGTACACACTAACAAGCGAACAGTACATCAGGAAG GAGACACTTGGCAAGAATGAGTTCTGTTTCAGCGGTTTCCAGGCTGTGGAGATTTTTTCCAGCACAGACCCTCAGTGGATTCTGGGAGATGTATTTCTGACAGAGTACTACTCCATCTTCGATAAAGGATATGACCGGGTTGGCTTAGCACGTGCCAGACACCCTCCTGAACCATAA
- the cct2 gene encoding T-complex protein 1 subunit beta (The RefSeq protein aligns at 99% coverage compared to this genomic sequence), whose product MASLSMAPVNIFKHGADEEKAETARLSSFIGAIAIGDLVKSTLGPKGMDKILLGGGKAGTVTVTNDGATILKAIGVDNPAAKVLVDMSKVQDDEVGDGTTSVTVLAAELLREAELLIARKIHPQTIISGWRKATQAAREALRDAAVDHSNDPARFQEDLLNIARTTLSSKLLTHHKDHFAKLAVNAVMRLKGSGNLEAIHIIKKLGGSLTDSYLDEGFLLDKKIGVNQPKRLENANILIANTGMDTDKIKIFGSRVRVDSTAKVAEIELAEKEKMKEKVDRILKHGINCFINRQLIYNYPEQLFAQAGVMAIEHADFAGIERLALVTGGEITSTFDHPELVKLGHCKLIEEVMIGEDTLIHFSGVAMGEACTVVLRGATQQILDEAERSLHDALCVLAQTVKEPRTVYGGGCSEMLMAKVVSDLANRTPGKESVAMESFAKALMMLPTIIADNAGYDSADLVAQLRAAHQENKTTFGLNMSDGTVGNMVDLCITESFQVKRQMLLSASEAAEMILRVDNIIKAAPRKRVPDHHPC is encoded by the exons GCGTCCTTATCGATGGCCCCGGTCAACATCTTCAAACATGGAGCAGATGAAGAAAAAGCAGAGACTGCCCGACTG TCATCTTTTATTGGTGCCATCGCCATTGGTGATCTGGTGAAGAGCACTCTTGGCCCGAAGGGGATG gATAAGATCCTGCTCGGTGGCGGGAAGGCCGGAACAGTGACTGTGACCAATGATGGCGCAACCATCCTGAAAGCTATCGGCGTCGACAACCCAGCTGCCAAAGTTCTGGTTG ACATGTCCAAAGTTCAGGACGATGAAGTCGGAGATGGGACGACCTCCGTCACCGTGCTCGCCGCAGAGCTGCTGCGG GAGGCGGAGCTTCTGATCGCCAGGAAGATCCACCCACAGACCATCATCTCCGGCTGGAGGAAAGCGACTCAGGCGGCCAGAGAGGCTCTGAGGGACGCCGCCGTCGACCACAG CAACGACCCAGCTCGTTTCCAGGAGGACCTGCTGAACATCGCCCGCACCACACTGTCCTCCAAGCTGCTCACTCACCACAAAGATCACTTCGCCAAGCTTGCCGTCAACGCCGTCATGAGGCTGAAAGGCTCTGGAAACTTGGAGGCCATCCACATCATCAAGAAGCTGGGAGGCAGCCTCACCGACTCCTACCTGGATGAAG GTTTCCTATTGGACAAGAAGATCGGTGTGAACCAGCCAAAGAGGCTGGAGAACGCCAACATCCTGATCGCCAACACCGGCATGGACACTGATAAGATCAAG ATCTTTGGCTCCAGGGTTCGCGTTGACTCGACAGCAAAGGTCGCAGAGATCGAACTCgcagagaaagagaagatgaaggagaaggtCGACAGAATCCTGAAACACGGCATCAACTGCTTCATCAACAG GCAGCTCATCTATAACTACCCAGAGCAGCTCTTCGCTCAGGCTGGCGTCATGGCCATCGAGCACGCCGACTTCGCTGGCATTGAGCGCCTCGCTCTCGTCACCG GTGGGGAGATCACCTCCACCTTTGACCACCCAGAGCTGGTGAAGCTCGGGCACTGCAAGCTGATCGAGGAGGTGATGATCGGCGAAGACACGCTCATCCACTTCTCTGGAGTTGCCATGG gtGAGGCATGCACCGTCGTCCTGCGGGGAGCGACCCAGCAGATCCTGGATGAAGCGGAGCGCTCACTGCACGACGCTCTGTGTGTGCTCGCACAGACGGTGAAGGAGCCACGCACCGTCTATGGAGGAG GCTGCTCTGAGATGCTGATGGCCAAGGTTGTGAGTGATCTGGCCAACAGGACGCCAGGAAAGGAGTCGGTTGCCATGGAGTCATTTGCCAAGGCTCTGATGATG CTGCCAACCATCATCGCAGACAACGCCGGATACGACAGCGCCGACCTGGTGGCTCAGCTCAGAGCTGCACATCAGGAGAACAAGACCACGTTTGGACTGA ACATGTCTGATGGCACGGTGGGAAACATGGTGGATCTCTGCATCACAGAGTCGTTCCAAGTGAAGCGCCAGATGTTGCTGAGCGCGTCTGAGGCCGCTGAGATGATCCTAAGAGTGGACAACATCATCAAAGCTGCACCCAG GAAGCGAGTTCCCGACCATCACCCCTGctag